Proteins co-encoded in one Gadus morhua chromosome 6, gadMor3.0, whole genome shotgun sequence genomic window:
- the LOC115546066 gene encoding alpha-(1,3)-fucosyltransferase 7 — protein sequence MYNITGCFLSDDRSAFATADVVVFHHHELRWAPPSSSRSLPLHLPRPPSQRWAWMSLEPPVNSGDLRPFNGLFNLTVSYRRDADVPIPYGRTVPRSAGGRRGDDDDDAAAAAPLVRNRSCLASWVVSRYKPTQARAEVFRRLRRRVPVEVYGRWVQKPLAEDRLLPTIARCYFYLALENSNATDYISEKLWRNGLGAGAVPVVLGPSRATYEALAPRGSFIHVEDFGSVEALADHLRRVASDGEEYGKYFGWRRTQEVKTYGDWRERLCQICVRYPGLPRHKVYHHLDAWLGGPLGRHVPRSTGS from the coding sequence ATGTACAACATCACCGGCTGCTTCCTCAGCGACGACCGCTCTGCCTTCGCCACCGCCGACGTGGTGGTCTTCCACCATCACGAGCTCCGCTGggcgcccccctcctcctcccgctccctgCCCCTACACCTCCCCCGCCCGCCCTCCCAGCGGTGGGCCTGGATGTCGCTGGAACCTCCGGTCAACAGCGGAGACCTCAGACCGTTCAACGGCCTCTTCAACCTCACCGTGAGCTACCGGCGCGACGCCGACGTCCCCATCCCCTACGGCCGGACCGTGCCCCGGTCGGCGGGGGGTCGCCGgggcgacgacgacgacgacgctGCCGCGGCCGCCCCCCTCGTCCGGAACCGCTCCTGCCTGGCCAGCTGGGTGGTCAGCCGGTACAAGCCCACCCAGGCCAGGGCGGAGGTCTTCCGGCGTCTGAGGCGGCGCGTCCCCGTGGAGGTGTACGGCCGGTGGGTGCAGAAGCCCCTGGCGGAGGACCGGCTGCTGCCCACCATCGCCCGCTGCTACTTCTACCTGGCGCTGGAGAACTCCAACGCCACCGACTACATCAGCGAGAAGCTGTGGAGGAACGGACTGGGGGCCGGGGCCGTGCCCGTGGTGCTGGGCCCCAGCAGGGCCACCTACGAGGCTCTGGCGCCGCGCGGCTCATTCATCCACGTGGAGGACTTTGGCAGCGTGGAGGCGCTGGCGGACCACCTGCGGAGGGTGGCGTCCGACGGCGAGGAGTACGGCAAGTACTTCGGCTGGCGGCGGACGCAGGAGGTGAAGACGTACGGCGACTGGCGAGAGCGGCTGTGTCAGATCTGCGTGCGCTACCCGGGACTGCCCCGGCACAAGGTGTACCACCACCTGGACGCCTGGCTGGGTGGGCCGTTGGGGAGGCACGTGCCACGCTCGACTGGTTCCTGA